The Oceanispirochaeta sp. M1 genome includes a window with the following:
- a CDS encoding NADH-ubiquinone oxidoreductase-F iron-sulfur binding region domain-containing protein has product METLEKIKENFENKKACLSHSIIICAGTGCIANGAMEVHAALAQIIKEKNLPLTLTLKEELPETDKDPVLLSKSGCQGFCQVGPLVTIEPDKILYIKVKPEDARDIIEKTILQGEVIDRLLYEEPSTGKSCRNHQEIPFYTRQSRTVLKSCGNIDPEDIGDYIHTDGYKAARDMIMNKSSQEVCDIMQEAGLRGRGGGGFTTGRKWELALKQDSDAKYIICNGDEGDPGAFMDRSVMEGNPHSVLEGMIIAAKACGGTEGQVYVRMEYPLAVERINKAIEEARAMGYLGKGIFGSDFDFDIFVMEGAGAFVCGEASAMTESIMGRRGMPRVKPPRTAEKGLWGKPTVVNNVETLACVPLIINMGEKVYKTTGTSGSPGTKTFALTGHVVNTGLIEVPFGTTLREIIFNIGGGVLNAKGEIDNDDFKAVQIGGPSGGCLIEEHLDIPLDFDSLKSVGAMVGSGGLVVMNKSTCMVQIARFFMKFTQSESCGKCVPCREGTRQILELIDEVTQGHGSQESLTLLEELCETVGETSLCGLGKSAPSPVLSTLKQFRSEWDAHVNDKHCPTGNCKDLVSYSIIADACKGCTACVRVCPVDAISGNRKEAHIIDENKCIRCGACVETCRFEAITVGGNNE; this is encoded by the coding sequence ATGGAAACACTGGAAAAAATTAAAGAAAACTTTGAAAACAAGAAAGCCTGCCTTTCCCACAGTATCATCATATGTGCGGGAACAGGATGTATCGCCAACGGTGCCATGGAGGTCCATGCCGCCCTTGCACAGATAATAAAAGAGAAGAATCTGCCCCTTACATTGACCCTGAAAGAGGAACTTCCTGAAACTGATAAAGACCCCGTTCTACTAAGTAAAAGCGGATGTCAGGGATTCTGCCAGGTCGGTCCCCTGGTCACAATTGAACCCGATAAGATTCTCTACATCAAGGTTAAGCCCGAAGATGCACGGGATATCATCGAAAAAACAATTCTTCAGGGAGAGGTCATCGACAGACTCCTTTATGAAGAACCCTCAACAGGTAAAAGCTGCCGAAACCATCAGGAGATTCCCTTCTATACAAGACAGAGTCGAACAGTGCTGAAATCCTGTGGAAACATAGATCCCGAAGATATCGGGGACTATATCCACACTGACGGCTATAAAGCTGCCAGAGATATGATCATGAATAAGAGTTCTCAGGAAGTCTGCGATATCATGCAGGAAGCCGGACTCAGAGGCCGCGGAGGCGGTGGATTCACCACAGGAAGAAAATGGGAGCTGGCTCTCAAACAGGATTCTGATGCCAAATACATCATCTGTAATGGAGATGAAGGTGACCCCGGTGCCTTTATGGACCGTTCCGTAATGGAGGGAAATCCCCACTCTGTTCTTGAAGGTATGATCATAGCTGCCAAGGCATGCGGTGGAACTGAGGGTCAGGTTTATGTCCGTATGGAATATCCCCTTGCAGTGGAAAGAATCAACAAGGCCATCGAAGAAGCCAGAGCCATGGGCTACCTTGGGAAAGGCATATTCGGATCAGACTTTGATTTCGATATCTTTGTAATGGAGGGAGCAGGAGCCTTTGTCTGCGGTGAAGCAAGTGCCATGACTGAGAGTATCATGGGTCGCCGTGGAATGCCCCGTGTAAAACCGCCCCGTACAGCAGAGAAAGGGCTGTGGGGAAAACCAACAGTTGTAAACAACGTCGAAACACTGGCCTGTGTTCCTCTTATCATCAATATGGGAGAAAAGGTCTATAAGACGACTGGTACCTCCGGATCTCCGGGAACCAAGACATTTGCCCTCACAGGTCATGTAGTGAATACCGGTCTGATCGAAGTGCCCTTCGGTACAACCCTGCGAGAGATTATCTTCAACATTGGTGGCGGAGTCCTCAATGCTAAAGGTGAAATAGATAATGACGATTTCAAAGCTGTACAGATTGGCGGCCCCTCCGGCGGTTGTCTGATCGAAGAGCATCTGGATATCCCCCTGGACTTTGACTCCCTTAAATCAGTCGGAGCCATGGTTGGATCAGGCGGTCTTGTTGTGATGAACAAGAGTACCTGTATGGTTCAGATTGCACGCTTCTTTATGAAGTTCACCCAGTCTGAGAGCTGTGGTAAATGTGTTCCCTGCCGGGAAGGTACCCGCCAGATTCTGGAACTTATTGATGAAGTAACCCAGGGACATGGAAGTCAGGAATCTCTGACCCTCCTGGAAGAGCTCTGTGAGACTGTTGGAGAGACTTCCCTCTGCGGACTCGGAAAATCTGCTCCCTCACCCGTTCTTTCAACACTGAAACAGTTCAGATCAGAGTGGGATGCCCATGTAAATGACAAGCACTGCCCCACAGGAAACTGTAAGGATCTTGTGAGCTACAGCATCATAGCAGACGCCTGTAAGGGCTGTACTGCCTGTGTCAGAGTCTGTCCGGTGGATGCCATTTCTGGAAATAGAAAAGAGGCCCATATTATCGATGAAAACAAGTGCATTCGCTGCGGTGCCTGTGTTGAAACCTGCCGTTTCGAAGCCATCACTGTGGGAGGAAATAATGAATAA
- a CDS encoding [FeFe] hydrogenase, group A, producing MNNQAKITVNGKVVPIEGEKNLLSLIRKSGVEMPTFCYHSELSVYGACRLCIVDIEGRGIDTSCSTPPRDGMVIKTHTPKLRKMRKTLIELLLANHDTNCTSCDKSSACKLKELASDLGVKEIPYKRTREHREPDLLSPSLLRYPDKCVLCGDCVRYCNEIQGVGAIDFAYRGEDVVVTPAFNKSLAHVDCINCGQCAAVCPTGAIVVKSEITEVWDALADDRKTVIAQIAPAVRASLGEMFDMPPSAVTLGKIMSALKYLGFKEVYDTSFGADLTVMEETNEYLERRRSGDRKTMFTSCCPAWVKYAEQFHPELLPQISSCMSPQGMVGSLSKKLMAQTEEKAEKDIIMVSIMPCTAKKFEKERPELSRDGVPLIDYVLTTQELGKMIKEAGIVFKDIAPAAADLPFGLYSEAGLGFGASQGVSEAVARYAARSLNNKDLISFEPVENETYSEWKEVIINDDNVQLKMAIAAGLKNTEKLIEKINSGEVSYDIVEVMACPGGCVDGAGQPVSYEEGTTARRKEALKNAGKITPVHSPEENPYIQRIYEKMLGGKPGSHEAHELVHTGYQSRKRIENHTMELASSSEEAAVEINVCVGTSCFLRGSQDILSGMTDKIEQEGWKNRIDLKATFCSENCSHGPTVTVGDRTMNKSTLDSVVEEVEAQLGIREKEGVKV from the coding sequence ATGAATAATCAAGCAAAAATTACGGTAAACGGAAAAGTTGTCCCCATTGAGGGTGAGAAAAATCTTCTGTCACTGATTAGAAAATCCGGCGTGGAGATGCCTACCTTCTGCTACCATTCAGAACTGAGTGTCTACGGTGCCTGTCGTCTCTGTATCGTCGATATAGAAGGCCGTGGAATTGATACAAGCTGCTCCACTCCCCCCAGGGACGGAATGGTCATCAAGACCCACACACCAAAACTCAGAAAGATGAGAAAAACTCTGATCGAACTTTTACTGGCCAACCATGATACAAACTGTACCAGCTGTGATAAATCCAGTGCCTGTAAACTTAAAGAGCTGGCTTCGGACCTGGGAGTAAAAGAGATTCCCTACAAAAGGACCAGAGAACACAGGGAGCCCGACCTTCTCTCACCCAGCCTTCTCCGCTACCCCGATAAATGTGTACTCTGCGGTGACTGTGTCCGCTACTGTAATGAAATACAGGGTGTAGGAGCCATTGACTTTGCCTACCGCGGCGAAGATGTAGTCGTAACACCGGCCTTCAATAAGAGCCTGGCTCATGTGGACTGCATAAACTGCGGTCAGTGTGCGGCAGTATGTCCTACAGGAGCAATTGTAGTAAAAAGTGAGATTACCGAAGTTTGGGATGCTCTGGCTGATGACAGGAAAACTGTTATCGCCCAGATAGCACCTGCTGTCCGTGCATCCCTGGGGGAGATGTTCGATATGCCGCCATCCGCAGTTACCCTTGGTAAAATTATGAGCGCCCTCAAATATCTGGGTTTCAAGGAAGTCTATGACACATCCTTCGGTGCCGACCTGACAGTCATGGAAGAGACCAACGAGTATCTGGAAAGAAGACGCTCCGGTGACAGAAAGACCATGTTTACATCCTGCTGTCCCGCATGGGTTAAATACGCAGAGCAGTTCCATCCCGAACTCCTGCCCCAGATCTCCAGCTGTATGTCACCCCAGGGAATGGTGGGATCACTCTCCAAGAAGCTGATGGCCCAGACAGAGGAGAAAGCCGAGAAAGATATTATCATGGTGTCCATCATGCCCTGTACTGCCAAGAAGTTTGAAAAGGAAAGACCCGAGCTCAGCCGTGACGGCGTACCCCTGATTGACTACGTTCTTACAACCCAGGAACTGGGTAAAATGATCAAGGAAGCAGGCATAGTATTCAAGGACATTGCCCCCGCAGCAGCAGACCTTCCCTTCGGACTCTACTCCGAAGCAGGACTGGGATTCGGTGCCAGCCAGGGAGTATCCGAAGCAGTGGCACGCTATGCCGCCAGAAGCCTTAACAACAAGGATCTCATCAGCTTCGAACCCGTAGAAAATGAAACTTATTCAGAATGGAAGGAAGTCATTATCAACGACGATAATGTACAGCTTAAGATGGCCATTGCCGCAGGACTGAAGAACACCGAGAAGCTGATTGAAAAAATCAATTCCGGAGAAGTGAGCTATGATATTGTTGAAGTCATGGCCTGCCCCGGCGGATGTGTTGACGGTGCTGGACAGCCCGTATCCTACGAAGAAGGAACCACAGCAAGAAGGAAAGAAGCACTCAAGAACGCCGGTAAGATCACACCAGTTCACAGTCCTGAAGAAAACCCCTACATCCAGAGGATCTATGAAAAGATGCTGGGTGGTAAACCGGGAAGTCATGAGGCTCATGAACTGGTTCACACCGGATATCAGAGCCGAAAGAGAATCGAGAACCACACGATGGAACTTGCAAGCAGCAGCGAGGAGGCAGCCGTTGAAATCAACGTGTGTGTCGGAACAAGCTGTTTTCTCAGAGGCTCACAGGATATCCTCTCGGGCATGACAGATAAGATTGAGCAGGAAGGCTGGAAAAACAGAATTGACCTGAAGGCAACATTCTGCTCAGAGAACTGCTCTCATGGACCCACTGTAACAGTGGGAGATAGAACAATGAATAAATCAACTCTGGATTCTGTTGTGGAAGAAGTTGAAGCACAATTGGGTATCCGTGAGAAGGAAGGTGTAAAAGTATGA
- a CDS encoding NAD(P)H-dependent oxidoreductase subunit E, protein MATASMTAEKLHNFSKVCEILDKFDRLPSKIIPILQAVQEEYRYLPEEILTFVATSLGISPARVFGIATFYSHFSLEPKGKYIIKVCDGTACHVKGSSGLIETIERELSLSEKVRTTPDLLFTLETVSCLGACGLAPAVVINDKVYGQVSKKQMKELITEYKAKED, encoded by the coding sequence ATGGCGACCGCAAGCATGACAGCTGAGAAGCTGCACAACTTCAGCAAAGTCTGTGAAATCCTGGATAAGTTCGACAGACTGCCATCGAAAATTATCCCCATACTACAGGCAGTACAGGAAGAGTACCGCTACCTCCCCGAAGAGATATTAACCTTCGTTGCAACAAGCCTCGGCATATCCCCCGCCAGAGTATTCGGAATCGCTACTTTCTACAGCCACTTCTCTCTGGAACCCAAGGGAAAATATATCATAAAAGTCTGTGACGGCACAGCCTGTCACGTCAAAGGATCATCCGGACTGATCGAAACCATCGAAAGAGAGCTGAGTCTCTCCGAGAAGGTTCGCACCACACCGGACCTTCTGTTCACACTTGAAACCGTATCCTGTCTGGGAGCCTGCGGACTGGCCCCTGCTGTTGTTATCAATGACAAGGTCTATGGTCAGGTATCCAAGAAACAGATGAAAGAACTGATTACAGAATACAAAGCAAAGGAGGACTGA
- a CDS encoding sulfide/dihydroorotate dehydrogenase-like FAD/NAD-binding protein, which produces MSKILKKKQLSADVFLMELEAPHIAESRKAGQFVILMLDDEYGERIPLTIADGNAEKGSITIIFQAVGGTTLQLSSMEEGDTISHVLGPLGTPTHIVKQTAPVICVGGGIGVAPLHPIVQANKAAGNKVITIMGARNKDLLILEDEMAALSDELIVCTDDGSKGRKALVTEPLKELCEMPEKPAECVAIGPPIMMKFCAETTRPYEVHTMVSLNTIMVDGTGMCGGCRVTVGNETKFVCVDGPEFDGHLVDFNSMMNRMSSYKEHETEHKCRMTEKAKELTAQEVH; this is translated from the coding sequence ATGAGTAAGATATTAAAGAAAAAACAGCTTTCAGCAGATGTATTTCTGATGGAACTTGAAGCACCCCATATTGCCGAATCCAGAAAAGCAGGACAGTTTGTAATCCTCATGCTGGACGATGAATACGGAGAGAGGATACCCCTCACCATTGCAGACGGTAATGCGGAGAAAGGGAGCATTACAATAATTTTCCAGGCTGTGGGAGGGACAACCCTTCAGCTGAGCAGCATGGAAGAGGGTGATACCATATCCCATGTACTGGGTCCCCTGGGAACTCCCACCCACATTGTAAAACAGACCGCCCCTGTCATCTGTGTGGGAGGCGGAATCGGAGTCGCTCCCCTGCATCCCATAGTTCAGGCCAACAAAGCCGCAGGTAATAAAGTTATCACGATTATGGGCGCCAGAAACAAGGATCTTCTGATCCTCGAAGATGAGATGGCCGCTCTATCGGACGAACTGATTGTCTGTACCGATGACGGCAGCAAGGGTCGCAAGGCCCTTGTCACAGAACCCCTTAAAGAACTCTGTGAGATGCCTGAAAAACCTGCTGAATGTGTTGCTATCGGTCCTCCCATTATGATGAAGTTCTGTGCCGAAACGACACGGCCCTATGAAGTACATACAATGGTATCCCTCAACACTATCATGGTGGATGGCACCGGTATGTGCGGCGGCTGTCGTGTAACAGTGGGGAATGAAACAAAGTTTGTCTGTGTAGACGGTCCCGAATTTGACGGCCATCTTGTGGACTTCAACTCCATGATGAACCGCATGTCCTCCTATAAGGAACATGAAACAGAACACAAATGCCGCATGACAGAAAAAGCAAAAGAGCTGACAGCACAGGAGGTTCACTGA
- a CDS encoding MBL fold metallo-hydrolase, whose translation MKVTLLCENQVGHKGARDCKAEWGFSAFIEASGKKILFDTGATGLYWDNAEALKIPIEQTDMIAFSHYHWDHTGGLPGHHFKSKKTVLMHPDALNKLDKPVRESLEKDFQPMYSANPVEIAEGLYFLGEIPRVNLFERGMYKDDPIKDDTALVYKSDKGCIVITGCSHSGICNICEYAKLVSGQKLRAVIGGFHLMKNDGDVIEKTLDYFKKEAPELLYPLHCVDFEIQSLFHSQFGTEKLSTGDTLTL comes from the coding sequence ATGAAAGTCACATTACTCTGTGAAAACCAGGTAGGACATAAAGGCGCAAGAGACTGTAAGGCGGAATGGGGGTTTTCCGCCTTTATAGAAGCTTCCGGGAAAAAAATTCTTTTTGACACTGGAGCTACAGGACTCTACTGGGATAATGCGGAAGCTCTGAAGATCCCCATAGAACAGACAGATATGATAGCATTCTCCCATTACCACTGGGACCATACCGGCGGTCTGCCCGGACACCATTTTAAAAGTAAAAAAACAGTTCTTATGCATCCCGATGCACTGAACAAACTGGATAAGCCGGTACGGGAATCTCTGGAGAAGGATTTCCAGCCTATGTATTCCGCAAATCCCGTAGAGATTGCCGAAGGACTCTACTTCCTGGGAGAGATTCCAAGAGTGAACCTATTTGAACGGGGAATGTATAAGGATGATCCCATAAAGGATGATACGGCTCTGGTTTACAAGAGTGATAAAGGCTGTATTGTCATCACAGGCTGCTCTCATTCGGGTATCTGTAATATATGTGAATATGCCAAGCTGGTCAGTGGTCAGAAATTAAGGGCGGTGATCGGGGGCTTTCATCTTATGAAAAACGATGGTGACGTTATAGAGAAGACTCTGGACTATTTCAAAAAGGAGGCTCCCGAACTTCTCTACCCTCTTCACTGCGTTGATTTTGAAATACAGTCACTCTTTCACAGTCAGTTCGGAACAGAAAAACTCAGCACCGGAGATACTTTAACCCTCTGA